From Proteiniborus sp. MB09-C3, the proteins below share one genomic window:
- the tnpB gene encoding IS66 family insertion sequence element accessory protein TnpB (TnpB, as the term is used for proteins encoded by IS66 family insertion elements, is considered an accessory protein, since TnpC, encoded by a neighboring gene, is a DDE family transposase.), which produces MLAEFNGFVHIYVACGHTDMRKSIDGLATIVAQNFHLDPFEKSLFLFCGRRRDRLKGLLWEGDGFLLLYKRLEGGSFNWPKDPQEVLEITPQQYRWLMEGLSIHQKNTIPKLEKKRVI; this is translated from the coding sequence ATGTTAGCAGAATTTAACGGCTTTGTCCATATTTACGTTGCATGCGGACATACGGATATGCGGAAATCAATCGATGGTCTTGCAACCATTGTAGCTCAAAATTTTCATCTTGATCCATTTGAAAAGAGTCTGTTTTTATTCTGTGGGAGAAGACGTGACAGATTGAAGGGATTGTTATGGGAGGGAGATGGGTTTTTACTACTATACAAAAGACTTGAAGGCGGTTCTTTTAACTGGCCAAAAGACCCTCAGGAAGTATTAGAGATAACTCCTCAGCAATATCGTTGGTTAATGGAAGGTCTATCTATCCATCAGAAAAATACCATACCAAAATTAGAGAAAAAGAGAGTAATTTAA